From the genome of Actinomycetota bacterium, one region includes:
- a CDS encoding methyltransferase domain-containing protein translates to MSGTPEPWTGLGPGQRPFRDAAWFYAEYRYRPTEAFLRLLATHFGWSASDRVLDLGAGPAHVSLRLAPFVGEVVVMDPEVAMIDEGRRRAASAAADNLSFVVGGSDDLPRLAGDLGQFAAVVISQAFHWMADQDAVLHALDPLLDRERGSVALVGYVKSPDYNRAWLDRPPWNTVETILRRHLIDAPEGPNPAGLHDPFPDILARSAFSRVEQLTYEYEAVIHPSLEAAVGFEYSLGNLLDRLGDRRAAFESDVRAALVDADTSPLTIRLTDSALIGRRPDSPGQLPLG, encoded by the coding sequence ATGAGCGGCACCCCGGAACCGTGGACGGGCCTAGGCCCTGGTCAACGGCCGTTTCGTGACGCAGCCTGGTTCTACGCCGAGTACCGCTATCGGCCGACGGAGGCGTTCCTGCGACTGCTCGCGACACACTTCGGCTGGTCGGCTTCTGATCGCGTTCTCGACTTGGGCGCGGGACCAGCACACGTTTCTCTGCGGCTCGCACCGTTCGTCGGTGAGGTCGTGGTCATGGACCCGGAAGTGGCAATGATCGACGAGGGGCGCCGACGGGCGGCCTCGGCTGCGGCCGACAACCTCTCGTTCGTCGTCGGCGGTTCGGATGACCTGCCGAGGCTGGCGGGCGATCTCGGACAGTTTGCTGCGGTCGTTATTTCGCAGGCGTTCCACTGGATGGCCGATCAGGACGCCGTCTTGCATGCCCTGGACCCGTTGCTCGATCGGGAGCGAGGCTCGGTGGCGCTCGTGGGTTACGTGAAGAGTCCCGACTACAATCGCGCCTGGCTGGACCGGCCGCCGTGGAACACGGTCGAGACGATCTTGCGTCGCCATCTTATTGATGCTCCCGAGGGGCCGAATCCGGCCGGTCTACACGACCCGTTCCCAGACATCCTTGCGAGGTCGGCGTTCTCGCGCGTCGAGCAACTCACCTATGAGTACGAGGCGGTGATTCACCCTTCCCTTGAGGCGGCTGTGGGATTCGAGTACTCACTAGGCAACCTGCTCGACCGGCTTGGCGACCGCCGGGCCGCGTTCGAGTCGGACGTGCGAGCCGCACTCGTCGACGCCGACACCTCACCCCTCACGATCCGCCTTACCGACAGCGCGCTGATTGGCCGGAGACCGGATAGTCCAGGCCAGCTACCGCTCGGGTGA
- a CDS encoding NADP-dependent oxidoreductase yields the protein MRAAGITALGEPVEIFEVDEPATPAAGEVLIDVVAAGIGNWDDLVRIGSWQIGGPAPMALGTEAAGTVAAAGSGVAELREGNEVMTHPLPLRRHGTWAARVLAPAATVAARPPAASWEACGAFPIPALTAAQALDEALGIESGGWVVVNGAGGVTGGLLVQLAAARGARVIATASAKKTERIRDYGASDVLDYHGDWPALVREITGGGAPKAVNAAPGQAATTLKAVADGGRLATITGDPPREERGVAVSDVYVRPDGRQLSALAELLARGTLSVPIASVRPLEQAAQALREVVTGADGAIVLSLRT from the coding sequence ATGCGTGCGGCCGGAATCACAGCACTCGGCGAGCCCGTCGAGATCTTCGAGGTGGACGAGCCGGCGACGCCTGCCGCAGGCGAGGTCCTCATCGACGTCGTCGCCGCCGGCATCGGCAACTGGGACGACCTTGTCAGGATCGGCAGCTGGCAGATCGGCGGCCCGGCTCCGATGGCGCTCGGGACGGAGGCGGCCGGGACGGTCGCAGCGGCAGGCTCCGGCGTGGCGGAGCTGCGCGAGGGCAACGAGGTGATGACACATCCGCTGCCGCTTCGGCGTCACGGGACGTGGGCGGCGAGGGTGCTCGCGCCGGCGGCGACCGTCGCGGCCCGGCCGCCCGCGGCGTCATGGGAAGCCTGCGGAGCGTTTCCCATTCCGGCGCTCACTGCGGCTCAGGCACTCGACGAGGCTCTCGGGATCGAGAGCGGCGGCTGGGTCGTCGTCAACGGAGCCGGGGGAGTCACGGGTGGCCTGCTCGTCCAGCTCGCCGCGGCTCGGGGCGCCCGCGTGATCGCCACAGCGAGCGCGAAGAAGACCGAGCGCATCCGCGACTACGGCGCGTCGGACGTGCTCGACTACCACGGCGACTGGCCTGCGCTCGTTCGCGAGATCACCGGCGGCGGCGCACCCAAGGCCGTCAACGCTGCCCCCGGGCAGGCAGCCACCACGTTGAAGGCGGTTGCTGACGGCGGCCGCCTTGCCACGATCACGGGCGATCCGCCACGGGAGGAACGGGGCGTCGCCGTATCCGATGTCTACGTCCGGCCCGATGGTCGGCAGCTTTCGGCCCTCGCGGAGCTGCTGGCCCGCGGCACCCTCAGCGTGCCGATCGCGTCCGTCCGTCCGCTCGAACAGGCGGCACAAGCGCTGCGCGAGGTAGTCACGGGAGCGGACGGCGCGATCGTCCTGTCACTCCGAACCTAG
- a CDS encoding zinc-dependent alcohol dehydrogenase family protein encodes MRGAVMHGPGDVRVEDRADPNIVEPTDAIVRLAASCICGSDLWPYRGIEVFKWPAPMGHEYAGTVQQIGRDVRTIEPGQFVIGSFFASDNTCEICKSGYQSSCLHREPVGAEGAQAELLRVPLADGTLVATPDIPAEDLIPSLLAASDVLGTGWFGAVAADAGPGRTVAVVGDGAVGLLAVLAAKQLGAEPIIIMSRHEDRQKLALEFGATEIVEERGDDGVERVKELTNGLGAHSVVEAVGTQESMMQAIRSTRPGGHVGYVGVLHDVDLPGDEMFFSHVHLHGGPAPVRRFLPHLVDLIWKREIDPGKVFDLELPLEQAADGYKAMGERRAIKVLLSV; translated from the coding sequence ATGCGCGGTGCAGTGATGCACGGACCCGGCGATGTTCGCGTCGAGGACCGTGCCGACCCCAACATCGTCGAGCCGACCGATGCGATCGTCCGGCTGGCCGCCAGTTGCATCTGCGGTTCGGACCTTTGGCCCTACAGAGGCATTGAAGTCTTTAAGTGGCCCGCGCCGATGGGTCACGAATACGCCGGGACCGTTCAACAGATCGGTCGAGACGTGAGAACGATCGAGCCGGGCCAATTCGTGATCGGCTCGTTCTTCGCCTCGGACAACACGTGCGAGATCTGCAAATCCGGCTACCAGAGCTCATGCCTCCACCGCGAGCCTGTCGGCGCCGAGGGTGCGCAGGCAGAGCTGCTCCGGGTCCCGCTCGCCGACGGAACCCTTGTGGCGACCCCCGATATTCCTGCCGAAGACCTCATCCCGAGCTTGCTCGCCGCCTCCGATGTCCTCGGCACGGGCTGGTTCGGTGCCGTTGCCGCCGACGCAGGACCCGGCCGGACCGTTGCTGTGGTCGGTGACGGTGCGGTCGGTCTGCTCGCCGTGCTGGCCGCTAAGCAGCTCGGTGCGGAGCCGATCATCATCATGAGCCGTCACGAGGACCGGCAGAAACTTGCGCTGGAGTTCGGTGCGACCGAGATCGTGGAGGAGCGCGGTGACGACGGCGTCGAGAGGGTCAAGGAGCTCACGAACGGCCTCGGCGCTCACTCGGTCGTCGAGGCGGTCGGCACGCAGGAGTCGATGATGCAGGCCATCCGCTCCACCCGGCCGGGAGGGCACGTCGGCTACGTCGGGGTTCTTCATGACGTCGACCTCCCCGGCGACGAGATGTTCTTCTCACACGTCCACCTGCACGGCGGTCCCGCGCCGGTGCGCCGCTTCCTGCCCCATCTGGTCGACCTCATCTGGAAGCGGGAGATCGATCCCGGCAAGGTCTTCGATCTCGAACTGCCGCTCGAGCAAGCAGCCGACGGTTACAAGGCCATGGGCGAACGCCGGGCCATCAAAGTGCTGCTGAGCGTCTAG
- a CDS encoding class I SAM-dependent methyltransferase, with the protein MERSDPSYKGQAGYSPLLLAIYDVWVLKFMARAVWKTPIPPGVERYRRHMGSRHLDVGPGTGYFIEKAGPPAGTEITLLDPNPHVLKHASRRLASMAPATVEADVMKPLPVDGPFDSAALSFVLHCLRGPMTNKATAVRNIADVLTPDGVLFGGTVLGLKESHTRPARAFLWAVNKKGDFDNLEDTVDGLRGILDESFRDVEIEVAGSAALFSATAPRA; encoded by the coding sequence ATGGAACGGAGCGATCCGTCATACAAGGGTCAGGCCGGGTACAGCCCCCTGCTCCTCGCAATCTACGACGTGTGGGTCCTCAAATTCATGGCCCGCGCTGTTTGGAAGACGCCGATTCCACCGGGGGTTGAGCGTTACCGCCGCCATATGGGCTCTCGGCACCTCGACGTGGGGCCTGGCACCGGATACTTCATCGAAAAGGCTGGGCCGCCCGCGGGGACCGAGATCACCCTCCTCGACCCGAATCCCCATGTCCTGAAGCACGCGTCGCGACGGCTCGCGTCAATGGCACCTGCCACCGTCGAGGCCGACGTGATGAAGCCTCTGCCGGTCGACGGCCCGTTCGACTCGGCGGCGCTCAGTTTCGTCCTGCACTGCCTGCGCGGCCCCATGACGAACAAGGCGACCGCGGTCCGCAACATCGCCGACGTCCTCACGCCCGACGGCGTGCTCTTCGGGGGGACGGTTCTCGGCCTCAAGGAGTCGCACACGCGTCCGGCCCGCGCCTTCCTGTGGGCAGTCAACAAGAAAGGCGACTTCGACAACCTCGAAGACACGGTCGACGGCCTTCGCGGGATTCTCGATGAATCGTTCCGAGACGTAGAGATCGAGGTCGCCGGCTCAGCCGCCTTGTTCTCCGCGACCGCCCCTCGGGCCTGA
- a CDS encoding dihydrofolate reductase family protein: protein MRKLIATVFNYSLDGLLADEGTEFWKFCFDLPENREPDDPAQLDFLQSAYAHIMGRNAYEAIGRSMTITATDHPFADILNAGRKVVFSRTLKTAEWANTTIAAGDTAEEIDKLRRGGDGHIVVWGGVTLWRSLMRLDLIDELQLSLFPYVAGEGTRLFDGVPKSYRLDLVSSTASSNGIIDLQYRRHR, encoded by the coding sequence ATGCGGAAGCTGATAGCGACGGTGTTCAACTACTCGCTCGACGGCCTTCTCGCCGACGAGGGCACCGAGTTTTGGAAGTTCTGCTTCGACCTGCCCGAAAACCGTGAGCCCGACGACCCGGCGCAACTCGACTTTCTCCAGAGCGCGTATGCGCACATCATGGGCCGCAACGCCTACGAGGCCATCGGCAGGTCCATGACGATAACGGCCACCGACCATCCGTTCGCCGACATCCTGAACGCCGGGCGCAAGGTCGTCTTCTCCCGGACCCTGAAGACGGCCGAGTGGGCTAACACCACCATTGCCGCTGGTGACACGGCAGAAGAGATCGACAAGCTCAGGCGAGGCGGCGACGGCCACATCGTGGTCTGGGGCGGCGTCACCCTCTGGCGGTCGCTCATGCGGCTCGACCTGATCGACGAGCTCCAGCTGAGCTTGTTCCCCTACGTTGCGGGCGAGGGCACCCGGCTGTTCGACGGCGTCCCCAAGTCCTACCGACTCGACCTGGTCTCCAGCACCGCCTCCAGCAACGGGATCATCGACCTGCAGTACCGCCGGCACCGCTAA
- a CDS encoding VOC family protein has product MRTPFPCLWFDGKAEEAAEFYTSLLPDSGVDKVWRSPADTPSGPAGMVLTVDFTLNGQHFQGLNGGPDFSFNEAVSFVIECEDQAEVDRLWDALTADGGEPGPCGWLKDRFGLSWQIVPRQLNELVGDPDPERARRAMEAMLKMGKIDVAELQRAADAT; this is encoded by the coding sequence ATGCGCACCCCATTTCCCTGCCTCTGGTTCGACGGTAAGGCCGAGGAGGCCGCCGAGTTCTACACGAGCCTGCTGCCCGACAGCGGCGTCGACAAGGTCTGGCGCTCCCCCGCCGACACGCCCAGCGGGCCCGCCGGGATGGTCCTGACGGTCGACTTCACGCTCAATGGCCAGCACTTCCAGGGCCTCAACGGCGGGCCGGATTTCAGCTTCAACGAGGCGGTTTCGTTCGTCATCGAGTGCGAGGACCAGGCCGAGGTCGACCGGCTGTGGGATGCGCTGACGGCGGATGGAGGCGAGCCGGGCCCGTGCGGATGGCTCAAAGATCGATTCGGGCTGTCGTGGCAGATCGTGCCGCGCCAGCTGAACGAGCTGGTCGGAGATCCCGATCCGGAGCGTGCGCGCCGCGCCATGGAGGCGATGCTCAAGATGGGCAAGATCGATGTCGCCGAGCTCCAGCGGGCGGCCGACGCGACCTAG
- a CDS encoding class I SAM-dependent methyltransferase, whose amino-acid sequence MHKERFGRIVMMKGYPDTVGPLETLPAEASTMAYMDEDALIREQMEYYRVRAPEYDVTSAPPIDRLGAYARRIEMALDRFRPTGNVLEIASGTGLWTIHLLRHAPSITALDSSSEMHELSRIKTGGDPRVHYVLADVFSWQPNGRYDVVFFADWLSHVPPGGFDRFWATVRAALAPAGRVFFVDELEDAWKYGDPFRETFAGDPSVPVVYRTVSDGRAFRVVKVYWNPEQLWSTLTAMGWDAEIHTAGPFFWAEAVPMD is encoded by the coding sequence ATGCACAAGGAGCGTTTTGGGCGGATCGTGATGATGAAGGGCTATCCAGACACTGTCGGCCCGCTGGAGACACTTCCCGCGGAGGCGTCAACAATGGCCTACATGGACGAGGACGCCCTCATAAGGGAACAGATGGAGTACTACCGAGTCCGCGCACCCGAGTATGACGTGACGTCAGCGCCCCCGATCGACCGGCTTGGCGCGTATGCGAGACGGATCGAGATGGCGCTCGATCGGTTCCGGCCAACGGGGAACGTCCTGGAGATCGCCAGTGGAACTGGACTCTGGACCATCCACCTGCTCCGTCACGCCCCGAGCATCACGGCCCTGGACTCCTCATCCGAGATGCACGAGCTATCACGAATCAAGACCGGCGGGGATCCTCGAGTTCACTACGTTCTGGCCGATGTGTTCTCGTGGCAACCCAACGGACGCTACGACGTCGTGTTCTTCGCCGACTGGCTCTCGCACGTCCCGCCGGGGGGCTTCGACCGGTTCTGGGCGACGGTGCGAGCGGCCCTCGCCCCGGCGGGACGCGTTTTCTTCGTCGATGAGCTCGAGGATGCCTGGAAATACGGGGATCCGTTTCGCGAGACCTTCGCCGGCGATCCGTCGGTGCCGGTCGTGTACCGGACTGTGAGCGACGGCCGGGCGTTTCGGGTGGTCAAGGTCTACTGGAACCCGGAGCAGCTCTGGTCCACGCTCACCGCCATGGGATGGGACGCTGAGATCCACACCGCGGGGCCGTTCTTCTGGGCCGAGGCTGTCCCAATGGACTGA
- a CDS encoding hydantoinase B/oxoprolinase family protein, with protein sequence MTRTDVARTDDAARDRFTMDVLREAFLAVTDEMFVSLQRTSQSPVIYEVLDFAVGLTDARGDLVSQGNGIAGFLGPLGEAVRDTLERIPDVAPGDVVATNDPYSGGGSHLSDVAMVRPIFVDGELVAFAGAKGHWTEVGGKDPGSWTADSVEIFQEGLQLPFVRVVRGGELDPDLAAVIRANSRLPDMTFGDLTAFAACLEVAERRMLELCRRYSVNVVTAAMRAAHERSEALARAAVARLPRGIYEAEDFIDDDGLGNGPFPIRVRVEIDGERVVADFTGTHPQVPGPVNCTRSGLVSGIRTVFKAITDPDEPGSDAWFSPFEVICPPGTIFTAERPAPVALYFEATEAATDLVWKALAPAMPERLTAGSFVSVCATAISCTHPDTGEPTLLVEPQAGGWGASAVADGQSGLVSVGDGETYVIAAEVCEQRYGIRVERFGLDVVEAGAGRRRGGRGLVREYRMLSDGSLTVGFGRHRYPPWGVDGGHDGSPNYVEVVRTDGTSERFGKAARLPLRKGDLVRLVTGTGGGVGSPRQREADLIRADVEDDIVTAREAKEVYGLDDDDRVVDM encoded by the coding sequence GTGACCCGGACGGATGTCGCGAGAACCGACGACGCGGCGCGTGACCGGTTCACGATGGACGTGTTACGCGAGGCGTTCCTTGCTGTGACCGACGAGATGTTCGTCTCCCTTCAGCGCACGTCGCAGAGTCCCGTCATCTACGAGGTGCTCGACTTCGCCGTCGGCCTGACCGACGCGCGAGGCGATCTCGTGTCGCAGGGCAACGGCATCGCCGGGTTCCTCGGTCCTCTCGGCGAGGCCGTCCGCGACACGCTCGAGCGGATCCCGGACGTTGCCCCCGGCGATGTCGTCGCCACGAACGACCCGTACTCCGGCGGCGGCAGCCACCTCTCCGACGTCGCGATGGTGCGGCCGATCTTTGTCGACGGCGAGCTCGTCGCGTTCGCCGGGGCGAAGGGTCACTGGACCGAGGTCGGTGGCAAGGATCCGGGCTCGTGGACCGCGGACTCGGTGGAAATCTTCCAGGAAGGACTGCAGTTACCGTTCGTCCGCGTCGTGCGTGGTGGTGAACTCGATCCCGACCTCGCTGCTGTGATCCGAGCGAACAGCCGTCTCCCCGACATGACGTTCGGCGACCTGACGGCGTTCGCGGCTTGCCTCGAGGTCGCCGAACGGCGGATGCTCGAGCTCTGCCGTCGCTACAGCGTGAACGTCGTGACTGCAGCAATGCGTGCCGCGCACGAGCGAAGCGAGGCGCTCGCCCGAGCGGCCGTGGCGCGCCTGCCTCGCGGGATCTACGAGGCGGAGGACTTCATCGACGACGACGGCCTCGGCAACGGCCCGTTTCCGATCCGCGTCCGCGTGGAGATCGACGGCGAACGCGTCGTCGCGGATTTCACCGGGACGCACCCGCAGGTGCCCGGCCCGGTCAACTGCACGCGAAGCGGTCTCGTCTCGGGCATCCGAACCGTGTTCAAAGCGATCACCGATCCGGACGAACCGGGCTCGGACGCGTGGTTCAGCCCGTTCGAAGTGATCTGCCCGCCCGGCACGATCTTCACCGCCGAGCGGCCGGCGCCCGTTGCCCTGTACTTCGAGGCGACGGAGGCCGCAACCGACCTGGTGTGGAAAGCACTGGCGCCGGCCATGCCCGAACGCCTCACCGCGGGGAGCTTCGTTTCGGTGTGCGCGACGGCGATTTCGTGCACGCACCCCGACACCGGCGAGCCCACGCTTCTCGTCGAGCCTCAGGCCGGCGGCTGGGGCGCGAGCGCCGTCGCCGACGGACAGAGCGGGCTCGTCTCCGTCGGAGACGGTGAGACCTACGTCATCGCGGCTGAGGTGTGCGAGCAGCGCTACGGGATACGCGTCGAACGGTTCGGCCTCGACGTCGTCGAAGCGGGAGCCGGTCGCCGCCGGGGCGGGCGTGGACTCGTGCGCGAGTATCGGATGTTGTCGGACGGCAGCCTCACGGTCGGTTTCGGGCGCCATCGATATCCACCGTGGGGCGTCGACGGCGGACACGATGGCTCGCCCAACTACGTCGAGGTCGTCCGCACCGACGGCACGAGCGAGCGGTTCGGCAAGGCCGCGCGCCTTCCTCTCCGCAAGGGCGACCTCGTACGACTCGTCACGGGCACCGGCGGCGGCGTCGGGAGTCCGCGACAACGCGAAGCCGACCTCATCCGCGCCGACGTCGAGGACGACATCGTGACCGCACGTGAAGCGAAAGAGGTTTACGGATTGGACGACGACGATCGGGTCGTAGACATGTAA
- a CDS encoding hydantoinase/oxoprolinase family protein, translated as MRAEQSPVALAIDIGGTFTDLAAVDARTGELLLAKADSTPTRLQQGVLSALERSGLEPRDVGAFVHGSTVVINAITERRGARTAVVTTEGFRDVLEIGRANRPDLYNLSYRKPEPFVPRRFRFEVRERISHRGEVLVPLDKVGVERIADHLRADIDAVAICFLHSWINPDHERRTAELLSKLLKGVEIVASHEVSTQWREYERTSTAVLSAYVKPTVADYLYDLRSGLRDAGIASPLYAMRSSGGVSSFERAVTAPITLLESGPVAGVTAAAELGRRLGTADVLTLDIGGTTAKTSAVRDGRVRIETLHHVERTPKTAGYPIQVPVVEIVEIGAGGGSIAWVDDAGGLHVGPRSAAADPGPACYGRGGADATVTDANLVAGRLDPNYFLGGTMPLDVGAAHRSLARLGQQLNVDAPSAARGVLRYVVAQMAHALRLVTLRRGHDPRDFTFVAFGGAGPLHAALLARELGVARTVIPPAPGHFSALGMLLGEFRADAVRTHVGPLDHAPLGRLFDALEREAAAELEEEAGERRINRFARLRYVGQEHTLEVPLGEGPIDDDLLARLRSDFDAASTETYAFSLPTAVEIVEARVSVSAARDESLEWTTPAASLPELRPREVDLDQHGGVQLANVVERRSLARGERLTGPCIVEEPATTVLVLPGQVVSVDDLSNLVIEETS; from the coding sequence ATGCGCGCCGAACAGAGCCCCGTAGCGCTGGCGATCGACATCGGCGGCACGTTCACCGATCTCGCGGCGGTCGACGCACGGACGGGCGAGCTTCTCCTCGCCAAGGCCGATTCGACGCCGACGCGCCTCCAGCAAGGCGTGCTCTCGGCGCTCGAGCGCTCCGGCCTCGAACCACGCGACGTCGGCGCCTTTGTCCACGGCAGCACGGTCGTGATCAACGCCATCACCGAACGGCGAGGAGCCCGGACGGCCGTGGTGACAACCGAGGGGTTCCGCGACGTCCTCGAGATCGGACGGGCGAACCGCCCCGACCTGTACAACCTTTCCTACCGAAAGCCGGAGCCGTTCGTGCCCCGGCGGTTTCGATTCGAGGTGCGCGAGCGGATCTCCCATCGCGGGGAGGTCCTCGTTCCGCTCGACAAAGTCGGCGTCGAGCGAATTGCCGACCACCTTCGCGCGGACATCGACGCCGTCGCGATCTGCTTCCTTCACTCGTGGATCAACCCGGACCACGAGCGCCGAACAGCCGAGCTCCTATCGAAGCTGCTGAAGGGCGTCGAGATCGTCGCCTCGCACGAGGTCAGCACGCAGTGGCGCGAGTACGAACGGACAAGCACGGCCGTGCTGTCTGCCTACGTGAAGCCCACGGTCGCGGACTACCTGTACGACCTCCGTTCCGGATTGCGCGACGCCGGAATCGCGTCACCGCTCTATGCGATGCGGTCGAGCGGCGGCGTCTCGTCGTTTGAACGCGCCGTCACGGCACCCATCACCCTCCTCGAATCGGGACCCGTGGCCGGCGTCACCGCCGCCGCGGAGCTCGGACGACGGCTCGGCACGGCGGACGTGCTCACGTTGGACATCGGAGGGACCACCGCGAAGACCTCGGCCGTTCGCGACGGTCGGGTTCGGATCGAGACACTGCACCACGTCGAACGGACGCCGAAGACGGCCGGCTACCCGATCCAGGTGCCGGTCGTCGAGATCGTCGAGATCGGCGCCGGAGGCGGTTCCATCGCGTGGGTCGACGACGCCGGCGGCCTGCACGTGGGCCCACGGAGCGCGGCCGCCGATCCGGGTCCGGCGTGCTACGGACGCGGTGGCGCCGACGCGACGGTCACGGATGCGAACCTGGTCGCCGGACGCCTCGACCCCAACTACTTCCTCGGTGGAACCATGCCGCTCGACGTCGGCGCGGCGCATCGGAGCCTTGCCCGGCTCGGGCAGCAACTGAACGTCGATGCTCCGTCCGCGGCGCGTGGCGTCCTCCGGTACGTCGTCGCGCAGATGGCGCATGCGCTGCGACTGGTGACGTTGCGGCGAGGTCACGACCCCCGCGATTTCACGTTCGTCGCGTTCGGCGGTGCCGGTCCGCTGCACGCGGCGCTGCTCGCGCGCGAGCTCGGCGTAGCTCGCACGGTGATCCCGCCGGCGCCGGGTCACTTCTCCGCTCTCGGCATGCTCCTCGGCGAGTTCCGCGCCGACGCCGTCCGAACACACGTCGGGCCGCTCGACCACGCACCGCTTGGACGACTGTTCGACGCCCTCGAGCGCGAGGCCGCCGCCGAGCTCGAAGAAGAGGCGGGCGAACGCCGCATCAATCGGTTCGCCCGCCTTCGCTACGTCGGCCAAGAGCACACGCTCGAGGTTCCGCTCGGCGAGGGTCCGATCGACGACGACCTGTTGGCGCGGCTGCGTTCGGATTTCGACGCCGCGTCCACGGAGACGTACGCGTTCAGCCTTCCCACCGCCGTCGAGATCGTGGAGGCGCGCGTCAGCGTCTCCGCCGCCCGCGACGAGAGTCTGGAGTGGACGACCCCCGCCGCCTCCCTACCGGAGCTCCGGCCGCGTGAGGTCGACCTCGACCAGCACGGAGGCGTGCAACTCGCGAACGTCGTGGAGCGACGATCGCTCGCACGCGGAGAACGACTCACCGGTCCGTGCATCGTCGAGGAACCGGCCACGACGGTGCTGGTGCTGCCGGGGCAGGTGGTCTCGGTGGACGACCTGTCGAACCTCGTCATCGAGGAGACGTCGTGA
- a CDS encoding nitrilase-related carbon-nitrogen hydrolase, whose protein sequence is MSRSPRVARVAIAQMAMSPSREDNLAKASKFVAEAASSGGGVVVLPELFADRYVGQRMDVELYALAEQVPGGEVATAIAEMARENGITVVGGVFERAAEGLMFNTSIAVSADGALLGKYRKVHIPHGPGYEEKFYFAPGDLGFRVVPAGEPEIAVGLAVCWDQWFPEVGRSLGLSGAELIAFPTAIGDEPTEPEFSSRESWITACRAQALFNQVFVAAVNRTGQEEVLRFFGSSFVADPWGNVLVQAGIDDEGVLVAECDIGAIRRARALFQFYRDRRPETYGALVRLSPET, encoded by the coding sequence ATGAGCAGGAGCCCGCGCGTCGCCCGTGTCGCGATCGCGCAGATGGCGATGTCGCCCTCGCGCGAAGACAACCTGGCCAAGGCGTCCAAGTTCGTCGCTGAGGCCGCGTCGAGCGGCGGGGGCGTCGTCGTCCTTCCCGAGCTGTTTGCCGACCGGTACGTCGGACAGCGCATGGATGTCGAGCTGTACGCGCTGGCGGAGCAGGTCCCAGGCGGCGAGGTTGCCACTGCGATCGCCGAGATGGCGAGGGAGAACGGGATCACGGTCGTCGGAGGTGTGTTTGAGCGCGCGGCCGAAGGCCTGATGTTCAACACGTCGATCGCCGTCTCGGCCGACGGCGCGCTCCTCGGCAAGTATCGCAAGGTGCACATCCCGCACGGCCCCGGCTACGAGGAGAAGTTCTATTTCGCGCCGGGCGATCTCGGTTTCCGGGTCGTCCCTGCAGGCGAACCGGAGATCGCGGTAGGGCTCGCCGTGTGCTGGGACCAGTGGTTCCCCGAGGTCGGACGTAGCCTCGGGCTGAGCGGAGCCGAGCTCATCGCGTTCCCGACGGCGATCGGTGACGAGCCGACCGAGCCGGAGTTCTCGTCTCGCGAGTCGTGGATCACGGCGTGCAGGGCACAGGCCCTGTTCAACCAGGTCTTCGTAGCCGCGGTGAACCGCACGGGCCAGGAGGAGGTGCTGCGCTTCTTCGGGAGCAGCTTCGTGGCCGACCCATGGGGCAACGTACTGGTGCAGGCGGGGATTGACGACGAGGGCGTTCTCGTCGCCGAGTGCGACATCGGCGCCATCCGGCGGGCCCGCGCCTTGTTCCAGTTCTACCGCGACCGCCGGCCGGAGACGTACGGCGCGCTCGTTCGGCTCTCGCCCGAGACGTGA